Within the Flavobacterium sp. CG_23.5 genome, the region TATGATTAAAACAGTCGCAAGCAACAATAGAATAAGAATTAGAACCGTTTGAATGATAAAATTCTTATCAATATAATTATCAATATTTTCGTCTTGCCAAACATCTCTTCCAGTAATTTTTTGAATATAATCCGAAACTGTGATAAAAAATACCAGTAATAACGAAATACTTCGTCCGTAATTAGAAGTAATTCCAACTTTCAACAAGCTTAAAAAGCTTATTTTTATAAAAGGATGTTCCGCTTCGAGTGGCTGTTCTTTTGATGTTTCTAATTCTAATTCTGTAGTTTCACTATCAACCTTTTTTACTTCATTTTCTAATAAACGAGATTTTAGCTCCAAAGCCAATTCATGAGAAATCGCTTTAATTGCGCCTTCTTTTTTATTGGTTCCGGCTGTATCTACATCGAGCTCGTAAACACCAATTAACCGTTGGATAAAAGACTGATTTATATTTACTTGTTGGATTTTATGAAGTTGGATTGCCGTTTTAGTTTTATTGAACACACCTTCGGTGATTACAAACTCTTCGTTTTCGGTATCTAAAAAGAAAGTGAAATTCAAATATTTCAAATAAGAAACAACTGCGATACTAATAAAAAGGATTATCGTACCTAGCGATAGATACACTTTGTTAACTTCATCAAACTTGAATAGCCAAATTACAATAATGGGCCATAGCGCTCGTGCGTATTGCTGAAGTGTATAAAAAAACATGACCAAAATCCCAACAACAGATTGTCTTTGTGGCTGACTAAAATCGGTACTCATTGAAGTTGCTTTTGTATTTTACCCATCAATAACTGTTTGATTTTTTCAGCTTGTTCTTTTTCGATTCCTGGGATTTCAATGTCACTGGAACTTCCTCCGGCGGTAAAGATTTCAATTTTGGCTAAGCCAAAATAGCGCGAAACCAATCCTTCATGCAAAGCCACGTGTTGGATTCTATTATAGGGAATTACAATCGTATTTGATGCAATAATACCATGTCTAAAAAGCACATCGTGGTTTCTAAAAGCAAAACCTTTTTTGCGGAAAGCAATACGGGAAAATAACAAAATCAAACCTATTATTACAATCGTCAAAATGATAAATGGCAATTCAAAACCTGATAATTCTTCGATAAAAATTAACCCAGAAGTTACTCCGAAAGATAAAAACAAAATTAAAATGATACAATTTATCATAGTCACTTTCCAATAATTTGGATGTAAAGCCGTAAACTGAACTTCCTCAAATTTTGGTAGCTCACTCGTATCTATGGTTTCGTTTGTAAAATTTTCCATTTAATTTTTTTTATGCCACGTAGGCACTAAGGGACAAGGTTTTTATTTGATTTTTTTGAACCTGAAAACTGACCACGTACTTAAGGCAACCATTTTTTCTCGAAATTCGGTTTTCTTTTCTCCAAAAATGCATTTCTACCCTCTTTTGCTTCTTCGGTCATATACGCCAATCGTGTAGCTTCGCCGGCAAAAACCTGTTGACCCACCATACCATCATCGGTAAGATTCATTGCGAATTTTAGCATTTTAATAGC harbors:
- a CDS encoding PH domain-containing protein gives rise to the protein MENFTNETIDTSELPKFEEVQFTALHPNYWKVTMINCIILILFLSFGVTSGLIFIEELSGFELPFIILTIVIIGLILLFSRIAFRKKGFAFRNHDVLFRHGIIASNTIVIPYNRIQHVALHEGLVSRYFGLAKIEIFTAGGSSSDIEIPGIEKEQAEKIKQLLMGKIQKQLQ
- a CDS encoding PH domain-containing protein, with product MSTDFSQPQRQSVVGILVMFFYTLQQYARALWPIIVIWLFKFDEVNKVYLSLGTIILFISIAVVSYLKYLNFTFFLDTENEEFVITEGVFNKTKTAIQLHKIQQVNINQSFIQRLIGVYELDVDTAGTNKKEGAIKAISHELALELKSRLLENEVKKVDSETTELELETSKEQPLEAEHPFIKISFLSLLKVGITSNYGRSISLLLVFFITVSDYIQKITGRDVWQDENIDNYIDKNFIIQTVLILILLLLATVLIINLVRIIFRYFDYKITRQKGSLLLSFGLLNTKSTIIKPEKVQITTVTRNYFQKKMNILELKIRQATSGEKEERKSAIEIPGCSESESNAILKLLFQKIPTKGVMLKPNFRKLGFALFLSIGLPLIGFYFLRDYVILQAPSIDYLVLVYVVLAGLVQFFRFKNSRLFINNHFIIKQSGAWDISDEIIEPSKIQAITTSQLFWHKNLNIGSLTLHTAGGTIAFQLGNFATIKKYVNLWLYEIETSNSNWM